In one Bartonella grahamii subsp. shimonis genomic region, the following are encoded:
- a CDS encoding helix-turn-helix transcriptional regulator — MGFSQKQLGSHLGVTFQQIQKYEKGLNRVSAARLQKIAHILDVPVSFFYADNTKKEDTLYHCDDRIESKAEYLLLKSFRMLTRKKQRAILQLISDEKNDPLFS; from the coding sequence ATGGGTTTTTCTCAAAAACAATTAGGGAGTCATTTGGGCGTAACGTTTCAACAAATTCAAAAATATGAAAAAGGCTTAAATCGTGTAAGCGCAGCACGTTTACAGAAAATTGCTCATATATTAGATGTTCCCGTTTCCTTCTTTTATGCTGATAACACGAAAAAAGAAGATACCCTCTATCATTGTGATGATAGAATAGAAAGCAAAGCAGAATATTTACTTTTGAAAAGTTTTAGAATGCTGACCCGCAAAAAACAAAGGGCTATTTTGCAGTTGATTTCTGATGAAAAAAATGACCCATTATTTTCATAA
- the gcvH gene encoding glycine cleavage system protein GcvH — MSKTYFTQDHEWLSVEGQVVTVGVTHYAQEQLGDLVFVDLPQSGTKLSKGEAAAVVESVKAASDVYAPLDGEVVEINEALADSPELVNQKAETEGWLWKMTLQDETQLEGLLDKDAYKTLIG; from the coding sequence ATGTCTAAAACTTATTTTACACAAGACCATGAATGGCTTAGCGTTGAAGGACAAGTGGTGACTGTTGGGGTTACACATTATGCGCAAGAGCAATTAGGGGATTTGGTTTTTGTTGATTTACCACAAAGTGGGACAAAACTTTCCAAAGGAGAGGCAGCTGCTGTTGTGGAATCGGTGAAAGCCGCTTCAGATGTTTATGCTCCTCTTGATGGTGAAGTGGTCGAAATCAATGAAGCATTGGCTGATAGTCCTGAATTGGTAAATCAGAAAGCTGAAACAGAAGGCTGGTTATGGAAAATGACATTGCAGGATGAGACACAACTGGAAGGGTTGTTGGATAAAGATGCTTATAAGACTTTGATTGGATGA
- a CDS encoding methionine ABC transporter ATP-binding protein — MEKPTLISLKNISRCFNKTAGVPVINNLSLNIHAGEILGIIGRSGAGKSTLIRCLNGLEKIDAGSIFFEGVDISNLSEIEWAPYRQRIGMIFQHFNLLSSQNILDNIALPLKLSGVSKKQRHKRALELIELVGLYGKEYCYPAQLSGGQKQRVGIARALAANPKILLSDEATSALDPETTQSILELLADINKHLNLTIVLITHEMEVVRTIAHRVVVLNQGNIVEEGRVKDIFTSPQDDTTIAMLKLVTPQLPEKFAKNLKPIGREAVIEINIAGEIAQQPFLHLLENESGLKARILHGGIDTVQDETIGRLFLALPGEDKEALEKAVQWLTKKGRYCEVLGYV; from the coding sequence ATGGAAAAACCTACTCTTATCTCCTTAAAAAACATCAGCCGTTGTTTTAACAAAACGGCTGGTGTTCCGGTAATTAATAATCTCTCTTTAAATATCCATGCTGGTGAAATCCTTGGCATTATTGGGCGCAGTGGAGCAGGAAAATCAACACTTATCCGCTGTTTAAATGGGTTAGAGAAGATTGATGCAGGGTCCATTTTTTTTGAAGGTGTTGATATTTCAAATCTATCAGAGATAGAGTGGGCGCCTTACCGTCAACGAATTGGGATGATTTTTCAACATTTCAATCTTCTCTCATCGCAAAATATTCTTGATAACATTGCATTGCCGCTTAAATTAAGTGGTGTAAGTAAAAAACAACGCCACAAACGTGCCCTTGAACTTATTGAATTGGTTGGGTTATATGGAAAAGAATATTGCTATCCAGCACAATTATCAGGGGGGCAAAAACAACGCGTTGGCATTGCTCGTGCGCTTGCTGCTAATCCTAAAATATTGTTATCAGATGAAGCTACCTCTGCTCTTGACCCTGAAACAACACAATCTATTCTAGAGCTCCTTGCTGATATTAATAAACACCTCAATCTCACGATTGTGCTCATCACCCATGAAATGGAAGTTGTGCGCACCATAGCGCATCGCGTTGTTGTTCTTAATCAGGGGAACATTGTAGAAGAAGGACGTGTGAAAGACATCTTTACATCACCGCAAGACGATACAACCATAGCCATGCTCAAGCTTGTCACCCCGCAACTTCCTGAAAAATTTGCGAAAAATCTCAAACCAATCGGGCGAGAAGCTGTCATTGAAATCAATATTGCCGGTGAAATTGCCCAGCAACCTTTTCTTCATCTTCTAGAAAATGAGAGTGGTTTAAAAGCACGTATTTTGCATGGTGGCATTGATACAGTTCAAGATGAAACCATCGGGCGACTCTTCTTAGCTCTTCCTGGAGAAGATAAAGAAGCTTTAGAAAAAGCTGTTCAATGGTTAACGAAAAAAGGACGATATTGTGAGGTCTTAGGCTATGTTTAA
- the gcvT gene encoding glycine cleavage system aminomethyltransferase GcvT yields the protein MGTAQETSFLKTLPLYDLHEKAGAKFGAFAGWNMPLTYPLGVLKEHLHTRAHAGLFDISHMKLITVEGAQAAEFLSYAFPIDAAALKIGHSRYNYLLNEQAGILDDLIITRLEENRFILVANAGNAQDDFVELEKRAVDFECQVIALERVLLALQGPEAAAVLADADLPGNELFFMQGFEPQQDWFITRSGYTGEDGFEIALPIGHAHMLAEKLLSDSRVEWVGLAARDSLRLEAGLCLHGNDITPDTTPIDAALTWAVPKSVREKAQFYGAKAFLEALQKGPARCRVGLKPQTRQPVRAGAVLLDNQGNEIGVVTSGGFGPSFDGPVAMGYVPVDCKVEGTQVFTELRGKKIVLSVHSLPFVEQRYFKG from the coding sequence ATGGGCACAGCACAAGAAACATCTTTTTTAAAAACACTTCCTTTATATGATTTACATGAAAAAGCAGGAGCAAAATTTGGCGCTTTTGCGGGTTGGAATATGCCTTTAACGTATCCTCTTGGCGTTTTGAAAGAGCATCTCCATACGCGTGCACATGCAGGACTTTTTGATATTTCTCATATGAAATTGATTACTGTTGAAGGCGCACAAGCCGCGGAATTTTTATCCTATGCTTTTCCTATTGATGCAGCAGCTTTAAAGATTGGGCACTCACGGTATAATTACTTGCTTAATGAGCAGGCTGGTATTCTTGATGATCTTATCATTACCCGTTTAGAAGAAAACCGTTTTATATTGGTTGCTAATGCTGGGAATGCGCAGGATGATTTTGTAGAATTGGAAAAGCGTGCAGTTGATTTTGAATGTCAAGTGATTGCTCTTGAAAGGGTATTGCTTGCTCTTCAAGGTCCTGAAGCGGCAGCTGTTCTTGCTGATGCGGATTTACCAGGGAATGAATTGTTCTTTATGCAAGGATTCGAACCACAACAAGATTGGTTTATAACGCGTTCTGGTTATACGGGAGAGGATGGTTTTGAAATTGCTTTACCTATAGGGCATGCGCATATGTTGGCTGAAAAATTGCTGAGTGATTCTCGTGTTGAGTGGGTTGGACTTGCAGCACGCGATAGCTTGCGGTTAGAAGCAGGGTTGTGTTTGCATGGAAATGACATTACCCCTGATACAACACCTATTGATGCTGCTTTGACATGGGCTGTTCCTAAAAGTGTTCGAGAAAAAGCACAATTTTATGGCGCGAAGGCTTTTCTTGAAGCGTTGCAAAAAGGACCTGCTCGTTGTCGTGTTGGATTAAAACCGCAAACGCGCCAACCTGTTCGTGCTGGTGCGGTGCTTCTTGATAATCAAGGTAATGAGATTGGAGTTGTAACATCAGGTGGTTTTGGTCCTTCTTTTGATGGTCCTGTCGCGATGGGTTATGTTCCTGTTGATTGTAAAGTTGAAGGGACACAAGTCTTTACAGAACTGCGAGGCAAAAAGATTGTATTATCAGTTCATTCACTTCCCTTTGTTGAACAACGTTATTTTAAAGGATGA
- a CDS encoding Trm112 family protein produces MKKMTPDPKMLELLVCPITRGTLSFNRKTQELISLKAKLAYPIRDGVPIMLASEARPLQNNEKVAYKK; encoded by the coding sequence ATGAAAAAAATGACTCCAGATCCCAAAATGCTCGAATTGCTCGTCTGTCCAATAACGAGAGGCACACTCTCTTTCAACCGAAAAACACAAGAACTCATTTCTCTCAAAGCCAAGCTTGCCTATCCTATTCGTGATGGCGTTCCCATTATGCTTGCTTCAGAAGCGCGCCCTTTGCAAAACAATGAAAAAGTAGCCTATAAAAAATAA
- a CDS encoding SH3 domain-containing protein: MLRKKFLSTTMILWALGASGVAVTASHVEAGTIAGTVARVASGQVSLRTGPATAYKVITMVPMGAKVQIYGCLSNKTWCSLGYHGKVGWASARYVNVNNVPTVAFTKMPVKPNARIKSQKVKKEKVKQFVSGFKALPAIQKTRKNIQKLYRTDVIIDSTGVKKRDERTILNPSPKAQGVSVKHVNAYNPFFPDNVNYKNFERNETRYRVVTYPPR, translated from the coding sequence ATGTTAAGAAAGAAATTTTTATCAACAACAATGATTTTATGGGCTTTGGGAGCGTCGGGGGTGGCTGTGACTGCTTCTCACGTGGAAGCTGGAACCATTGCAGGAACAGTTGCTCGTGTTGCATCAGGTCAGGTATCTTTACGCACAGGTCCTGCGACAGCTTATAAAGTTATCACAATGGTTCCAATGGGAGCAAAAGTGCAAATTTATGGCTGTCTATCCAATAAAACTTGGTGTTCTCTTGGTTATCACGGAAAGGTTGGTTGGGCATCTGCACGTTATGTCAATGTCAACAATGTTCCCACCGTTGCTTTTACAAAGATGCCAGTAAAGCCAAATGCTAGGATAAAATCGCAAAAAGTAAAAAAAGAAAAAGTAAAACAGTTTGTTTCTGGTTTTAAAGCTCTTCCGGCGATTCAAAAAACACGGAAAAACATACAAAAACTCTACAGAACAGATGTGATTATCGATTCTACTGGTGTCAAAAAAAGAGATGAACGGACAATTTTAAATCCTTCGCCCAAAGCACAAGGAGTTTCTGTAAAGCACGTAAATGCTTATAATCCCTTCTTTCCTGATAATGTCAATTACAAAAATTTTGAACGTAATGAAACACGTTACCGTGTTGTGACTTATCCTCCTCGATAA
- a CDS encoding LON peptidase substrate-binding domain-containing protein: MKAGNISYNCENDLPKQIALFPLEGALLLPGGFLSLNIFEPESLEMIENVMVTDRLLGIIQPLSSNTDRFSTQLYKTGCIGRITNYSETGNGQLFIILQGVCRFTLEQELTNTKSYRTALIQSNIKDLQEFDIEESINRENLLDVVEKYLTIHEMEYNWSSIIEAPTPILVNAFSALIPFTPAEKQALLEAPDIESRAQTLLALTERSLMKQTGTDYRLN; this comes from the coding sequence ATGAAAGCTGGTAATATCTCGTACAATTGCGAAAATGATCTTCCAAAGCAAATTGCCCTTTTTCCTTTAGAAGGTGCGCTCTTACTACCTGGTGGTTTTTTATCACTCAACATTTTTGAACCAGAATCACTTGAAATGATTGAAAACGTTATGGTAACTGATCGTCTATTGGGCATTATTCAACCACTTTCATCGAATACAGACCGCTTCTCTACACAACTTTATAAAACAGGCTGTATAGGGCGCATTACAAACTACAGCGAAACAGGAAATGGACAACTGTTCATTATCTTACAAGGTGTTTGCCGCTTCACCTTAGAACAAGAATTGACAAACACAAAATCCTATCGAACAGCTCTCATCCAATCAAACATAAAAGACTTACAAGAATTCGATATTGAAGAAAGCATTAACCGAGAAAACTTACTCGACGTTGTAGAAAAATATCTGACCATCCATGAAATGGAATATAATTGGAGCAGTATCATAGAAGCTCCTACACCTATATTGGTTAATGCTTTTTCAGCTCTTATCCCCTTTACACCAGCAGAAAAACAAGCTCTCCTTGAAGCTCCAGATATCGAAAGCCGTGCCCAAACTCTTCTTGCATTAACAGAACGCTCACTCATGAAACAAACAGGAACAGATTACCGTTTAAACTAA
- a CDS encoding aspartate-semialdehyde dehydrogenase: MSFKVAIVGATGNVGREMLTILEERGFPAHEIVPLASRRSLGQEVSYGDKTLKVKALDTYDFSDTDFCLMSAGGSISKEYAPKIAAAGCVVIDNSSTWRYDSNVPLIVPEVNAEAINAFSKRNIIANPNCSTIQLVLALKPLHDAAIIKRVVVSTYQSVSGAGKEGMDELFEQSRAVFVADPITSKKFTKRIAFNVIPHIDVFMEDGYTKEEWKMTAETKKILDPKIKLTATAVRVPVFIGHAEAVHVEFEKPLSVSEAQALLRNAPGCQLIDKHEDGGYTTPYECTGEDDTFISRIREDITVENGLAFWVAADNLRKGAALNAVQIAELLISRNLIKPKSVN, from the coding sequence ATGAGTTTTAAAGTTGCAATTGTCGGCGCAACCGGAAATGTTGGTCGTGAAATGCTTACAATTTTAGAAGAACGTGGTTTTCCCGCGCATGAAATTGTTCCTTTAGCATCACGACGCTCATTAGGACAAGAAGTTTCTTATGGAGATAAAACTTTAAAAGTAAAAGCATTGGATACTTACGATTTTTCTGACACAGATTTTTGTCTTATGTCTGCGGGGGGAAGCATTTCCAAAGAATATGCTCCTAAAATCGCTGCCGCTGGCTGTGTCGTCATCGATAATTCCTCCACGTGGCGCTATGATTCCAATGTTCCGTTGATCGTCCCTGAAGTCAATGCCGAAGCTATAAATGCCTTTTCTAAACGTAATATTATAGCAAATCCTAATTGTTCAACAATTCAACTGGTCTTAGCTTTAAAACCTCTCCATGATGCTGCAATCATTAAACGTGTTGTTGTCTCTACATATCAATCGGTTTCTGGAGCTGGTAAAGAAGGAATGGATGAACTTTTCGAACAATCACGTGCAGTTTTTGTTGCTGATCCAATTACATCAAAAAAATTCACTAAACGCATTGCCTTTAATGTTATTCCTCATATCGATGTTTTCATGGAAGATGGTTATACAAAAGAAGAATGGAAAATGACTGCTGAAACGAAGAAAATTCTCGATCCGAAGATTAAATTAACGGCCACTGCTGTACGGGTCCCTGTCTTTATCGGTCATGCCGAAGCCGTCCATGTTGAATTTGAAAAACCATTAAGCGTATCTGAAGCACAAGCGCTTCTCCGCAATGCTCCCGGTTGTCAGCTTATCGATAAACACGAAGATGGTGGCTATACCACACCTTATGAATGTACAGGAGAAGATGACACCTTTATTAGCCGTATTCGTGAAGATATCACCGTTGAAAATGGTTTAGCTTTCTGGGTTGCTGCCGATAATTTAAGAAAAGGAGCAGCATTGAATGCAGTTCAAATTGCTGAATTGCTCATTTCTCGTAATTTGATAAAGCCTAAGTCCGTAAATTAA
- the alr gene encoding alanine racemase, whose translation MKKSVNDEINASLYAAVATIDVSAIVGNYITLAKRVAPTQCSAVVKANAYGLGAHKIAPALYQAGCRTFFVAQIIEALQLKNILPSNVTVALLNGLPHLAEEFVAQSGIVPVLNSWNAIENWQKICQKKDKKFPAIVQIDTHMNRLGLDQKELQKLIKHPTIFEKAEIKYILSHLANGEDKTHSSNYTQLATFKTILAQLPACKVSFANSGGIFLGNDFYFDLVRPGIALYGIDPSGKHPSLLKPVLKLEAQVIQNRVVDRGTPVGYGESFITNRPSTLATISIGYADGWLRALSNKGTVYFSGHKLPMVGRVSMDSIIVDTTDLDQKPQTGEWVELIGPHQTLEKVSIDADTLPNEILTSLGSRYKYIYT comes from the coding sequence ATGAAAAAATCCGTTAATGATGAAATAAATGCATCGCTCTATGCAGCTGTAGCAACCATCGATGTCAGTGCCATTGTTGGCAATTATATCACTTTAGCCAAACGTGTAGCTCCAACACAATGTTCAGCAGTTGTAAAGGCAAATGCCTATGGATTAGGAGCTCACAAAATTGCTCCTGCCCTTTATCAAGCTGGTTGTCGCACTTTTTTTGTCGCCCAAATTATAGAAGCACTCCAATTAAAAAACATTTTACCATCGAATGTCACGGTTGCTCTTCTGAATGGACTTCCACACTTAGCAGAAGAGTTTGTCGCACAATCTGGTATTGTTCCTGTTCTAAACTCTTGGAATGCCATTGAAAATTGGCAAAAAATTTGTCAAAAAAAAGATAAAAAATTTCCAGCAATTGTTCAAATCGATACCCATATGAACCGATTAGGACTTGATCAAAAAGAATTACAAAAACTCATCAAACATCCTACAATTTTTGAAAAAGCAGAAATAAAATATATTCTCAGTCACCTCGCGAATGGAGAAGACAAAACACATTCATCCAATTATACACAATTGGCTACTTTTAAAACTATCCTTGCGCAATTGCCTGCTTGCAAAGTTTCCTTTGCTAATTCTGGAGGTATTTTTCTTGGAAACGACTTTTATTTTGATCTTGTTCGTCCCGGTATTGCACTTTACGGAATCGACCCTTCAGGAAAACACCCATCACTTCTGAAACCTGTTTTAAAACTTGAAGCCCAAGTCATTCAAAACCGCGTTGTTGATAGAGGCACACCTGTTGGTTATGGAGAAAGCTTTATAACCAACAGACCAAGCACTCTTGCAACTATTTCTATAGGCTACGCTGACGGCTGGCTTCGTGCTCTTTCGAATAAAGGAACAGTTTATTTCAGCGGGCACAAGCTTCCCATGGTTGGGCGGGTTTCTATGGATTCCATTATTGTAGATACAACCGATCTTGATCAAAAACCTCAAACAGGTGAATGGGTAGAACTCATTGGACCCCATCAAACACTTGAAAAAGTATCTATAGATGCCGATACCCTTCCCAATGAAATTCTAACATCTCTTGGCTCCCGCTATAAATACATTTACACATAA
- a CDS encoding MetQ/NlpA family ABC transporter substrate-binding protein, with the protein MTLKKFFRSQIIGLFLSLFALFLSTVFVMATDKSKIKLGIMEGRDAIIWKTAAEQAKKAGLDIELVYFSDYALPNDAVNAGEIDANAFQHAPYLNEQMKQRGYKLSIVGYTFIAPIGVYSHKIKDLKDLRDGAHVGIPNDPSNGGRALLLLNSLGLIKLKDPHNILASPLDIIENPKNLQIRELDAGMLGRAIDDFDLAIINTNWAIVSGLNFEKDVVAWESAKNNPYDNIIVVRTSEKDEPWVKKLVAAYNNDLIRAKIKEVFGKTAQTSW; encoded by the coding sequence ATGACATTAAAAAAATTTTTTCGTAGTCAGATTATAGGATTATTCCTCTCTCTCTTTGCACTTTTTTTATCTACAGTTTTTGTCATGGCTACAGACAAATCAAAAATCAAACTTGGTATTATGGAAGGGCGGGATGCGATTATTTGGAAAACTGCTGCTGAACAAGCTAAAAAAGCCGGTTTAGATATTGAACTCGTTTATTTTTCTGATTACGCTTTGCCTAATGACGCTGTTAACGCAGGAGAGATCGATGCGAATGCTTTTCAGCACGCCCCTTATCTTAATGAACAAATGAAACAACGTGGCTATAAACTTTCAATTGTCGGCTATACATTTATTGCTCCAATCGGTGTTTATTCGCACAAAATCAAAGACTTAAAAGATTTACGTGATGGTGCACATGTTGGTATTCCAAACGACCCATCTAATGGTGGAAGAGCCTTACTTCTTCTCAATTCTTTAGGTCTCATTAAGTTAAAAGATCCTCATAATATTCTTGCATCTCCACTTGATATTATCGAAAATCCTAAAAACCTGCAAATTCGTGAACTCGATGCTGGTATGTTAGGACGAGCTATTGACGATTTTGATCTTGCAATTATAAACACAAACTGGGCTATTGTTTCCGGATTAAACTTCGAAAAAGATGTCGTCGCATGGGAGAGCGCAAAAAATAATCCTTATGATAATATCATCGTTGTACGCACGAGCGAAAAAGATGAGCCATGGGTTAAAAAATTAGTTGCCGCTTACAACAACGATCTTATCCGTGCAAAAATCAAAGAGGTTTTTGGAAAAACCGCCCAAACTTCTTGGTAA
- the gcvP gene encoding aminomethyl-transferring glycine dehydrogenase, whose amino-acid sequence MIERSFSSRHIGLRPDETQKMLDVLELDCVDTLISQAVPHSIHLGRSLNLPKAASEGQALEELSKMMGRNCLHKSFIGQGYHGTHVPPVILRNLFENPAWYTAYTPYQAEISQGRLELLFYFQTLISELTGLPIAAASLLDEATALAEANALAFRFSREKKTKISVQSLLHPQTLSVAQTRAETQGIQISQERKICSNTAAIVLSWPDTKGSFHDYSEIIKEAKEKGALVIVVADPLALTLMEPPAQWGADIVVGSMQRYGVPMGFGGPHAGYLAVSDALTRLIPGRIVGQSVDTRGRVGFRLALQTREQHIRRDKATSNICTAQALLANMATAYAVWHGPKGLQAIAQRIHHLTCRFVAGLKAAGVFCEGESFFDCVSIVVKGKAKEIAHQAKISGRLIRVLDDDTIAINFDELSTEEDACALAQLFGAQLGDQVSPQLFGKKRESSFLSQPFFHAVHSETDMMRFLRRLADKDLALDRAMIPLGSCTMKLNAAAELMPVSWASMANIHPFVSQEDAAGYLEMIDQLNAWLCEITGFAQVSFQPNSGAQGEYAGLLAIRRYYQSRGEHQRTVCLIPASAHGTNPASAHMAGMEVVVIKCLSDGDVDVDDLKMKAQLHKDKLAALMITYPSTHGVYEESIKEICSIIHENGGQVYFDGANLNALVGLARPADIGADVCHMNLHKTFAIPHGGGGPGMGPIGVAAHLKSFLPGHEQDRTTYAVSAAPYGSASILAITWMYIRMMGADGLKYATQIAILNANYIAARLSPAYSILYRGKHGRVAHECIVDTRVLKEQYGVSVDDIAKRLIDYGFHAPTMSFPVPGTLMIEPTESEPKAEIDRFCDALLSIAEEAKRVASGVWPKDNNPLVNAPHTMADTLDDAWARPYSRQEAAFPNSSLDPANKYWPPVSRIDNVAGDRMLICSCPPLGNTY is encoded by the coding sequence ATGATCGAGCGTTCTTTTTCTTCTCGACATATTGGGCTGCGTCCTGATGAAACACAAAAAATGCTTGATGTTTTAGAGCTTGATTGTGTTGATACACTTATTTCTCAAGCTGTTCCACATTCTATCCATTTGGGACGTTCACTTAATTTGCCAAAGGCTGCGAGTGAAGGACAAGCCTTGGAAGAACTCTCCAAGATGATGGGGCGTAATTGTTTGCACAAAAGTTTTATTGGGCAAGGATATCATGGAACTCATGTGCCCCCGGTTATTTTACGAAATCTGTTTGAAAATCCTGCTTGGTATACTGCTTATACGCCGTATCAAGCAGAAATTAGCCAGGGTCGTTTAGAACTTTTGTTTTATTTTCAGACATTGATTAGTGAACTAACAGGTTTGCCTATTGCTGCTGCTTCACTTCTTGATGAAGCAACTGCTTTAGCTGAAGCCAATGCCCTCGCTTTTCGCTTTTCCCGTGAGAAAAAGACGAAGATTTCTGTTCAGAGTCTTTTACATCCTCAGACTTTAAGTGTTGCGCAAACGCGTGCTGAAACACAAGGCATTCAGATTAGCCAAGAGAGGAAAATTTGTTCTAATACAGCGGCAATTGTTTTATCTTGGCCAGATACAAAAGGTTCTTTTCATGATTATAGTGAGATCATAAAAGAGGCAAAGGAAAAAGGAGCTTTAGTTATCGTTGTGGCTGATCCTTTAGCGCTTACTCTTATGGAGCCACCTGCTCAATGGGGGGCGGATATCGTTGTTGGTTCTATGCAGCGTTATGGCGTTCCGATGGGATTTGGTGGTCCACATGCTGGTTACCTTGCAGTGAGTGATGCGTTAACGCGCCTTATTCCAGGGCGTATTGTTGGTCAATCCGTGGATACGAGAGGGCGTGTTGGTTTTCGTTTAGCTTTGCAAACACGTGAACAACATATTCGGCGCGATAAAGCGACATCAAATATTTGTACAGCTCAGGCTTTATTGGCTAATATGGCAACTGCTTATGCTGTTTGGCATGGGCCGAAAGGTTTACAAGCAATTGCGCAGCGAATTCATCATTTAACATGTCGTTTTGTTGCTGGTTTAAAGGCTGCAGGTGTTTTTTGTGAAGGAGAATCTTTTTTTGATTGTGTAAGCATTGTTGTGAAGGGAAAAGCGAAAGAGATCGCGCATCAAGCTAAAATAAGTGGACGCCTTATTCGTGTTCTCGATGATGACACCATTGCAATTAATTTTGATGAATTGTCAACAGAAGAAGATGCTTGTGCTTTAGCGCAGCTTTTTGGGGCACAATTAGGCGATCAGGTTTCTCCACAGCTCTTTGGCAAAAAGCGGGAGTCTTCCTTTCTTTCCCAGCCTTTTTTTCATGCGGTTCATTCAGAGACAGATATGATGCGTTTTTTGCGTCGTTTAGCGGATAAGGATTTGGCGCTGGATCGTGCTATGATTCCTCTTGGTTCTTGTACAATGAAGCTCAATGCGGCGGCTGAATTGATGCCTGTGAGTTGGGCCAGTATGGCTAATATACATCCCTTTGTTTCACAAGAGGATGCAGCCGGTTATCTGGAGATGATCGATCAGTTAAATGCGTGGTTATGCGAAATTACAGGATTTGCGCAAGTTTCTTTTCAGCCAAATTCTGGTGCTCAAGGTGAATATGCGGGGCTTTTGGCTATCCGACGATATTACCAATCACGGGGAGAACATCAACGTACAGTTTGTCTTATTCCTGCATCTGCGCATGGTACCAATCCAGCTTCGGCGCATATGGCAGGTATGGAAGTCGTTGTGATAAAATGTTTAAGCGATGGCGATGTTGATGTAGACGATCTCAAAATGAAAGCGCAATTGCATAAGGATAAATTGGCCGCTCTCATGATCACCTATCCTTCAACTCATGGTGTTTATGAGGAAAGCATTAAGGAAATTTGTTCTATTATCCACGAAAATGGCGGACAAGTTTATTTTGATGGCGCTAATCTCAATGCACTTGTGGGGCTTGCTCGTCCGGCGGATATTGGAGCGGATGTTTGTCATATGAATCTTCATAAAACATTTGCCATTCCCCACGGGGGGGGTGGTCCTGGTATGGGACCAATTGGAGTTGCAGCGCATCTCAAATCATTCTTACCAGGGCATGAACAGGATAGGACAACATATGCGGTTTCGGCAGCTCCTTATGGAAGTGCGTCTATTCTTGCAATTACATGGATGTATATTCGAATGATGGGGGCTGATGGCTTAAAATATGCAACACAAATAGCCATTTTAAATGCCAATTATATTGCTGCACGTCTTTCACCCGCTTATTCCATTCTTTATCGGGGCAAGCATGGACGTGTTGCTCATGAATGTATTGTGGATACACGTGTGTTGAAAGAGCAGTATGGGGTGAGTGTTGATGATATTGCAAAACGTCTCATTGATTATGGATTCCATGCGCCCACGATGTCGTTCCCTGTTCCGGGAACTTTGATGATTGAGCCAACGGAATCAGAACCAAAAGCAGAAATTGATCGTTTCTGTGATGCTTTACTCTCTATTGCTGAAGAAGCAAAGAGAGTTGCTAGCGGGGTTTGGCCAAAAGACAATAATCCATTGGTGAATGCTCCTCATACAATGGCAGATACTTTAGATGATGCTTGGGCACGACCCTATTCGCGACAAGAAGCTGCTTTTCCCAATAGTTCTCTTGATCCAGCCAATAAATATTGGCCTCCTGTATCGCGTATTGATAATGTTGCGGGAGACAGAATGCTCATTTGTTCATGCCCGCCCTTGGGAAATACCTATTAA